Part of the Streptomyces sp. NBC_01460 genome, GCGCCGAGCGTACGGATGCCGAGCTCGACCTCCTCGGGCACCGCGTCCAGGACATCGTTGAACGCCTGCTTGGCGGCGGATATCCGGGACCCGCCGTCGATGTCGCGGGTGCGCATGGAACCGCTGACGTCAAGGACCAGCTCGACCTTGGGCGATGCGGCGGTGGGGGGTTCGTCGGCTGCGGCCGGAAGGGCCGTGCCGAACCCGGCGGCCAGGGTGGCGAGAAGAACGCACACCCCGGCCCTCAGCCGTTTTCTTGTGATCATCGCCGGATCCTATTGAAGATCCGCAGCCATCCCCAAAACGCGTGCGCCGGACGCGATTTCGGGGCGCCCCCTCATCCGCCGAGCAGCGGCTCCGACGCCCTGTCCAGCACCGATCCCACACGCTCCCAGGTCTCGGTGTCCCGCTCCACCGCTGGGAGTTCGGCGTCGTCCGACGTCGCGTTCCACCGCGCCGCGACGGCGACCGGGTCCCCGCCGCCCGCCGCGGAGGCGGCCAGTGCCGCCGCGCCGAGCGCGACCAGCTCGCCACTGCCCGGCACGATCAGGGGCCGGCCGGAGAGGCGGCGTACCGTCTCCACCCAGGTCCGGCCCTGGGCGCCGCCGCCGACCAGCCGCAGCGGCCGGCCGGCCACCTCGGGGTCGGCCGGGTCCAGGCCGCACGCCCGCAACAGCTCGTCGAGCGCCCGCAGCACGGTGTAGGCCGCCCCCTCGTACGCCGCGCCCAGGAGCTGCTGCGGCGTGGTGTCGTGCCGGAGCCCGGTCAGGAGACCGGACGAGGTAGGCAGGTCCGGGGTGCGCTCGCCGTCCAGGTACGGGAGGAGGACGGCCTCGCCGCCGGGCGTCGCGTCGTCGCGGTGCAGGCCGAGCAGCGTGGCCACCCTGTCGACGGCCAGGGTGCAGTTGAGCGTGCAGGCCAGCGGGAGGTACGTACCGTCGGCCGCGGCGAAACCCGAGAGGGCGGTGGACGCCGGGCGCGTCCGGGAGGCGGCGAAGACCGTGCCGGAGGTGCCGAGGCTCAGGACGGGGTGGTCCAGCAGCCCCGCGCCGCCCAGGCCGAGGCCCACGGCGGCGCTCATGTTGTCCCCGGTGCCGGCGGCCACGGCGATCCCGGCCGGCAGGCCGAGCGCCTCCGCCGCGGCCTCGGTCAGGGACCCGATCCTGGTCCCGCCCGTGGCGGCGACCTCCGGCAGCATCGAGAGGTCCAGGCCGAGCCTGTCCAGGAGCTCCGGGTCGTACGCGCCCGTGTCGGTGGAGTACCAGCAGGTGCCCGACGCGTCCCCCGGGTCCGTCGCCGCGACGCCCGAGAGCCGCTCGGTGAGGAAGTCGTGGGGCAGCCGCACGGCAGCCGTCGCCTCGGCGCTCGCCGGATCGTTCTCGCGCAGCCACCGCCACTTCGTCGCGGTCATGGACGCCACGGGCACCGTGCCGGTACGCGCGGTCCACGCCTCGGGGCCGCCCAGCTCGGCGACGAGCGCCGCGGCCTGCGGCGCGGAGCGCGTGTCGTTCCACAGGAGCGCGGGGCGCAGCGGCCTGCCGGACCGGTCGAGGACCACGAGCCCGTGCTGCTGCCCGGCCACGGCGATGCCGGTGACGGCGGACGCGGAGAGGCCGGACTCCTTGAGCCCGGCCGCGACGGCGTCGCACAGCGCCCGCCACCAGACCTCGGGGTCGGTCTCGCGTGCTCCGCCGTCACCCGTGACGACGTGCGGTGCGCGGCCGACGGCGAGCAGCTCACCGGTCTCGGCGTCGGTGACTGCAGCCTTGGTGGACTGGGTGGAGCTGTCCACGCCGATGACGACGGTACGCGGCGGCATGGGCTACCTCTTCTCGTGCGGTTTCCGGTGGTGCCGATTTTGGGAGTGCGACAAACAAATTACGTGATCGACGGCGTGGCGACCAGGGGTGTCCTCGTTTCGCCGTCCGGGGGGTTACGTCCACGCGGTGCCGTGTGCATAATTAATCATGTCAGTGAACAAATAGGCCCGGGGTGACGCGACGGTCCCGGACCCCCGGCAGTCGAAGGCGGACAGACGATGACGGAACGCTTCACTCCCACCCCTGCGGACAGGTTCACCTTCGGTCTGTGGACCGTGGGCTGGCGTGGCAACGACCCGTTCGGTGAGCCGACGCGTCCCGCGCTGGACCCGGTCGAGTCCGTGGAGCGGCTCGCGGAGCTCGGCGCGCACGGGGTGACGTTCCACGACGACGACCTGATCCCGTTCGGGTCCGACGAGGCGGAGCGGGCCCGGCTGATCGGCCGGTTCAAGGACGCACTGGACCGCACCGGGATGAAGGTCCCGATGGCCACGACCAACCTGTTCACGCACCCGGTGTTCAAGGACGGCGGGTTCACCGCGAACGACCGTGACGTGCGCCGCTTCGCGCTGCGCAAGGTCATGCGCAACATCGACCTGGCCGCCGAGCTCGGCGCCACCACCTACGTCGCCTGGGGCGGACGCGAGGGAGCGGAGTCCGGCGGCGCGAAGGACGTCCGTATCGCCCTGGACCGCATGAAGGAAGCCTTCGACCTGCTGGGCGACTACGTCACAGAGCAGGGCTACGACCTGCGCTTCGCGATCGAGCCCAAGCCCAACGAGCCCCGCGGCGACATCCTCCTGCCCACCATCGGCCACGCCCTGGCCTTCATCGAGCGCCTCGAGCGCCCCGAGATGGTCGGCGTGAACCCGGAGACCGGCCACGAGCAGATGGCCGGACTCAACTTCCCCCACGGCATCGCCCAGGCCCTGTGGGCCGGCAAGCTCTTCCACATCGACCTCAACGGCCAGTCCGGCATCAAGTACGACCAGGACTTCCGCTTCGGCGCCGGCGACCTGCGCCAGGCCTTCTGGCTCGTCGACCTCCTGGAGACCTCCGACTACACCGGATCCCTCCACTTCGACTTCAAGCCCGTACGCACCGACGGCATCGACGGCGTGTGGGAGTCCGCGAAGAACTGCATGCGCAACTACCTCATCCTCAAGGAACGCGCCCTCGCCTTCCGCGCCGACCCCGCCGTCCAGGAAGCCCTCACCGCCTCCCGCCTGCACGAACTCGCCCAGCCCACCGCCGCCGACGGCCTCAAGGCACTCCTCGCCGACACCACCGCCTACGAGACCTTCGACGCCACCGCCGCAGCCGAACGCTCCATGGCCTTCGAAGCCCTCGACCAGCTCGCCATGGAACACCTCCTCAACGTCCGCTGACCCACCCCCCCGGGGCACCCGGCACACCACCACCGGGCGCCCCGGACCCAGCAGGTCCCGCCGTCAGGCGTCCACGGACGCGGGCGGGGCGTACGCGACAGGGTCGGCCAGCACGTCCTGGACGACCAGCGCCGCCGCGCCCCGCGCCGCGTCACCCGCCACGGACGACGCGCGAAGCCTGCCGCCGCCCCGGGACCAGAGGCCGGACACCACGCGGTCCGTCAGCTCCGCGTCCGCGGGCGGCGAGAGCCACGGCATCAGGCCGCGGTATATCCCGCCCAGCACCACCGCGTCCGGGTCGAACAGATTGACCGCGCCGGACAGCACCTGCCCCAGCATCCGGCCGGCGTCGGCCACGGCGGCCAGCGTCACGGGGTCACCCGCCTGCGCCCGCCGCTCCAGCTCCATCACGCCCGCGGCCCCGCCCGCGCCCTCGCCGATGCCGGCCGCCCGCAGCAGGGCCGACTGGCCGGCGTACTGCTCGAGGCAGCCGCGCGAGCCGCACCGGCACTCGGGCCCGGTGGGGTCCACCACCACGTGCCCGATCTCCCCGGCGAATCCGTGCGCTCCGCGCAGCAGTTCGCCGTCGAGCACCAGGGCCCCGCCGACGCCGATCTCACCCGTCAGGTAGAGGAAGCTGCGGACCGTGTCGAGCCCGCCGAACCACAGCTCGGCCAGGGCCGCCAGATTGGCCTCGTTCTCGGACCGCACGGGCAGGGGCGCCGTGCCGGGGCGCAGACCGGCGAGCGCGCCGGCGAACAGCTCCTCGGCGGGGACCTGGTTCCAGCCCAGGTTCGGCGCCTGGCGCACCGAGCCGCCCGAGACGAGTCCCGGCAGCGCGAGTGCGGTACCGACCGGGTGGAGCTCCTGTTCCCGCGCCGAGTCGAGGGTGCGGGCGGCGATCCCGGCCGCCCGGGCCAGGACCTCCTCCGGCGGGGCGCCGCGGTTGTCCAGGTGCTCGGTCTGCCGCACCCGGCCGGTGCCCGCCAGGTCCACCACGCACACCGACACGTAGTCGATGTTGATCTCCACACCCAGCCCCGCGGGCCCGGTGCGCGCCACTTTCAGGGCCGTGCCGGGGCGCCCGGCCTGCCCGCTGAAGGTCTTGCCCGACTCGGTGACGAAGCCGCTGTCCAGCAGCTGCTCGACCAGGGAGGACACCGCGGCCCGGGTCAGCCCGACCCGCGCGGACACCCCGGCGCGGGTGGCCTCGCCGGCCTCGCCCTCGTCCCGCACGGCACGCAGCACCAGGCTCAGGTTGTGGCGGCGCACGGTGTCCTTGTCGGCCTTGGACCCCAGGGGCGCGAGGTAGCTCTTCATATCGTCGACGAGCCTATGCGATGCCCCCGGCGACCCGGCTCGCGGCAGGAGACCGGACGGCCTGCTACAGGTCCGCCGCGTCCCTCACGGCGCCCAGGTCCACGAACTTGAAGCCGGTCGCCTCCCGGCCCTCCTCGCTCCCCGACGCCGACGTCTCGTGGCCGTCCTGGACCACGAGCAGCCCGTGCGGGTAGCGCGCCCCCAGCGGCTCGTTCAGCACGGCGGCACCGTCGCACTCCTCGCTGCCGTCGAGGTCCGCCGATACGGCGGTGACACGGAAGCCGCCCTCGTACGCGTTGCCCTCGGAGATCTCGCGGTCGTACACCGCGAAGGTGTCGTCACCCTGGCCGGACGCCATGAGGTGGCCGTCGCCGCCGGACTCCTTGACGAGGGTCAGGCCCTCCACGTCGGCCGACAGCCGCTTGCCGCCGAACCCGGGGTCCGCGCCGGGCGCGCACTCCTCGGTCTCCGGGTCGTACGTCCCTGGTACGCCGTACTCGCGGACCTTGTCGACCAGGACCGGGCGCCCGTTCAGCCCGGCCGGGAGCCGCCAGATGCCGACGTCCTCCTGGCCCGCGTAGAGCGTGCCGTTCGCCGGGTCGACGACCATGCCCTCGACCTGAGGCAGCTCACCCGGCTCACCGCACGGGGTCCACGACGTGCCGCCCGGGAGCCGGAAGGACGAGGGGAGGGAGAGGGTGCGCACCAGGCGGTAGCCCACCGTGCCCGCCGCGGTCGGCCGCAGTTCCAGGAGCGCGAGGTCCGTGGTGTTGCGCCGACTGACGAGCGCGTACGAGCGTCCGGAGGAGCGGTCCTGCCAGGTGGCGAGCCCGTACGCGGTCCGCTGCTCGTTGATCTCCGCCTGGTCCGCCGAGAAGACCGGGGCGGCACCGGGATCGGTGACGTCCTTCAGCGGGCCACCCGGCTGGGAGGGATCGACGCGGTAGATCCGGAGGCGGTCGTTGCCCCGGTCGCTCACCACCGCCACGTCGGTCCGGCCGGCCGGGGTGCGGAGCCCGGTCACGAGGTCGACGTTGTTGAACCTGCCCGGCGCGTCGTCCTCCGTGGCGGCGGCCGGTGCCGGGACCGACTGGACCAGGCGCGCGTCGAGGCCGTAGACCCGCAGCCCGCCCTCCTTGGCGGTGGCCACGACCAGACTGCGCCCGGGGTCGGCGGCGTTGCGCCAGATGGCCGGGTCGTCGGCGTTGGCGTTGCCGCCGGCCTCGTCGTCGTACAGCGCGGCCGTCTCCGCCGTCGCGCCGACGGCCGGGAGCGACCGGGCGTGGGCGGAGGACAGAGGGACGACGGTGACGAGCGCCGTACCGAGGAGGGCGGTGGCCGCCAGGCGAGGGGAGCGGTGCAGGCGCACAGTGCTTCCTGTCGTGAGAGGGACATGTCCATGACTCGTCAGGAAGTGTCGGGCGCGGGAGCGGTGCACCGGTGACGTGCCCATGAGAACGACAAGGGCGGCAGGTGAATTCGCGGTGTCAGGGGTCAGGCGGCGCCGGCCGCCGGACCCCTGACACCCCTGCGGCGAGGAGTCAGGGCTTCGCGCCGCGGGCCTCGAGCATGTCCGCCATCAGCGAGATCTCCGACTCCTGCGCCCGGGCCATGCCGCCGGCCAGATTCCTGATCTCGTCCGTGCCGGCCGAACCGGCCGCCGCCCGTGCCATGTCGGCGCCCGCGCGGTGATGGACGGTCATCAGCCGCAGGAACAGCACCTCGGCGTCCCTGCCCCGTGCCGCGCGGAGCCTGTCCAGCTCGGTGTCCGTCGCCATGCCCGGCATGAGGGAGCCGTCGGACGGGGTGACGGGGTGCCCCATCCACTCCATCGGCGGCCGGTCCGCGCTCTTGGGCCTGCCCCAGGACTCCAGCCAGCCCAGCATCATGCCCCGCTGGTTGGCCTGCGTGTTGATGATGTCGTAGGCGAGCCGCCGCACGGCCTCGTCATCGGTGCGGTCCCGCACGAGGAACGCCATCTCCACCGCCTGCTGGTGGTGGACCGACATGTCCCGCGCGAACCCCACGTCCGCCGAGCTCTCCTCGGGAGCCGCCCCGGAACCGGACGGGGAGGCGGCCGAGGGACGTACGACCATCAGGAGCACGAGCCCCACGGCCACCACGAAAACCAGGGCCCCGGCCCACACCAGTGAGCGGGGAGCCCGCGCCGACGCGGTCACCCGGCGACCCCGCCGGAGCAGGCGGCGCCCGGCTCGGGGGTCTGCGCACCCTGGACGTACTTGGTGAAGAACTGCGCGACACGCGCGTCGGTGGCGCTCTTCACGGTGAGCTGCTTGCCCCAGGCGCTGAGCATCAGCGGGTCCTTCTGGTCGGCCTTGGGGCTCATCAGCGAGTAGG contains:
- a CDS encoding ROK family protein, which translates into the protein MKSYLAPLGSKADKDTVRRHNLSLVLRAVRDEGEAGEATRAGVSARVGLTRAAVSSLVEQLLDSGFVTESGKTFSGQAGRPGTALKVARTGPAGLGVEINIDYVSVCVVDLAGTGRVRQTEHLDNRGAPPEEVLARAAGIAARTLDSAREQELHPVGTALALPGLVSGGSVRQAPNLGWNQVPAEELFAGALAGLRPGTAPLPVRSENEANLAALAELWFGGLDTVRSFLYLTGEIGVGGALVLDGELLRGAHGFAGEIGHVVVDPTGPECRCGSRGCLEQYAGQSALLRAAGIGEGAGGAAGVMELERRAQAGDPVTLAAVADAGRMLGQVLSGAVNLFDPDAVVLGGIYRGLMPWLSPPADAELTDRVVSGLWSRGGGRLRASSVAGDAARGAAALVVQDVLADPVAYAPPASVDA
- the xylA gene encoding xylose isomerase, with the translated sequence MTERFTPTPADRFTFGLWTVGWRGNDPFGEPTRPALDPVESVERLAELGAHGVTFHDDDLIPFGSDEAERARLIGRFKDALDRTGMKVPMATTNLFTHPVFKDGGFTANDRDVRRFALRKVMRNIDLAAELGATTYVAWGGREGAESGGAKDVRIALDRMKEAFDLLGDYVTEQGYDLRFAIEPKPNEPRGDILLPTIGHALAFIERLERPEMVGVNPETGHEQMAGLNFPHGIAQALWAGKLFHIDLNGQSGIKYDQDFRFGAGDLRQAFWLVDLLETSDYTGSLHFDFKPVRTDGIDGVWESAKNCMRNYLILKERALAFRADPAVQEALTASRLHELAQPTAADGLKALLADTTAYETFDATAAAERSMAFEALDQLAMEHLLNVR
- a CDS encoding phytase, giving the protein MRLHRSPRLAATALLGTALVTVVPLSSAHARSLPAVGATAETAALYDDEAGGNANADDPAIWRNAADPGRSLVVATAKEGGLRVYGLDARLVQSVPAPAAATEDDAPGRFNNVDLVTGLRTPAGRTDVAVVSDRGNDRLRIYRVDPSQPGGPLKDVTDPGAAPVFSADQAEINEQRTAYGLATWQDRSSGRSYALVSRRNTTDLALLELRPTAAGTVGYRLVRTLSLPSSFRLPGGTSWTPCGEPGELPQVEGMVVDPANGTLYAGQEDVGIWRLPAGLNGRPVLVDKVREYGVPGTYDPETEECAPGADPGFGGKRLSADVEGLTLVKESGGDGHLMASGQGDDTFAVYDREISEGNAYEGGFRVTAVSADLDGSEECDGAAVLNEPLGARYPHGLLVVQDGHETSASGSEEGREATGFKFVDLGAVRDAADL
- a CDS encoding DUF305 domain-containing protein — protein: MTASARAPRSLVWAGALVFVVAVGLVLLMVVRPSAASPSGSGAAPEESSADVGFARDMSVHHQQAVEMAFLVRDRTDDEAVRRLAYDIINTQANQRGMMLGWLESWGRPKSADRPPMEWMGHPVTPSDGSLMPGMATDTELDRLRAARGRDAEVLFLRLMTVHHRAGADMARAAAGSAGTDEIRNLAGGMARAQESEISLMADMLEARGAKP
- the xylB gene encoding xylulokinase, producing MPPRTVVIGVDSSTQSTKAAVTDAETGELLAVGRAPHVVTGDGGARETDPEVWWRALCDAVAAGLKESGLSASAVTGIAVAGQQHGLVVLDRSGRPLRPALLWNDTRSAPQAAALVAELGGPEAWTARTGTVPVASMTATKWRWLRENDPASAEATAAVRLPHDFLTERLSGVAATDPGDASGTCWYSTDTGAYDPELLDRLGLDLSMLPEVAATGGTRIGSLTEAAAEALGLPAGIAVAAGTGDNMSAAVGLGLGGAGLLDHPVLSLGTSGTVFAASRTRPASTALSGFAAADGTYLPLACTLNCTLAVDRVATLLGLHRDDATPGGEAVLLPYLDGERTPDLPTSSGLLTGLRHDTTPQQLLGAAYEGAAYTVLRALDELLRACGLDPADPEVAGRPLRLVGGGAQGRTWVETVRRLSGRPLIVPGSGELVALGAAALAASAAGGGDPVAVAARWNATSDDAELPAVERDTETWERVGSVLDRASEPLLGG